A stretch of Triticum aestivum cultivar Chinese Spring chromosome 1D, IWGSC CS RefSeq v2.1, whole genome shotgun sequence DNA encodes these proteins:
- the LOC123181666 gene encoding uncharacterized protein isoform X2 has product MASRRERRLPPAPAFQMENPFSVKVLQVFTGAGVGCGVGIGVGRPIYLGMIPGLQQVMSATRGATDSFSGVTRHVNSALRKAGLKNIEAGIGCGVGIGHGFGIGIALKPRAIHGIQSSIAEVLSKLTSKLRDSSGETATSDLTSGSLPTSGQRPNGMSMDLEAKAFKSNFQHTSSNEISQVQPIHELRGQNGMQQEMITGGRTEKAVNLHGTDNVLQLVLKHQRVIEELRDENEKLRQVLIEELKISPAKLQPDRTSGVKAYYPCSECFDCRRRSRKSNR; this is encoded by the exons ATGGCGAGTCGGCGGGAACGGAGGCTTCCGCCCGCACCCGCTTTCCAGATGGAGAACCCCTTCAGCGTGAAGGTTCTTCAGGTCTTCACCGGCGCCGGCGTCGGCTGCGGCGTCGGAATCGGCGTCGGCCGCCCAATCTACCTAG GTATGATACCGGGCCTTCAGCAAGTTATGAGTGCCACAAGAGGTGCAACCGATTCTTTTTCTGGTGTCACGAGACATGTTAATTCTGCT CTAAGGAAAGCAGGGTTAAAGAACATTGAAGCGGGCATTGGATGCGGAGTTGGTATAGGACATGGTTTTGGGATAG GAATTGCCTTGAAACCACGAGCAATTCATGGAATTCAATCATCGATTGCA GAAGTTTTGTCCAAGTTAACTTCAAAGCTGAGGGATTCCAGTGGGGAGACAGCTACATCAGATCTTACCTCTGGTTCGTTGCCTACCAGTGGACAAAGACCCAATGGTATGTCCATGGATCTAGAGGCTAAGGCATTCAAAAGCAATTTCCAGCATACTTCAAGCAATGAAATATCACAAGTACAGCCGATTCATGAATTGCGTGGCCAGAATGGGATGCAGCAAGAGATGATAACAGGAGGTCGAACTGAAAAG GCTGTAAATTTGCATGGGACGGATAATGTACTTCAGTTG GTGCTGAAGCACCAAAGAGTTATCGAAGAATTACGAGACGAGAATGAAAAGCTGCGTCAGGTGCTCATAGAGGAACTTAAGATTTCACCAGCTAAATTACAACCGGATCGGACAAGTGGAGTGAAGGCCTACTATCCATGCTCGGAGTGCTTTGACTGCCGCCGTCGAAGTCGGAAATCAAACAGATAG
- the LOC123181666 gene encoding uncharacterized protein isoform X1, producing the protein MASRRERRLPPAPAFQMENPFSVKVLQVFTGAGVGCGVGIGVGRPIYLGMIPGLQQVMSATRGATDSFSGVTRHVNSALRKAGLKNIEAGIGCGVGIGHGFGIGIALKPRAIHGIQSSIAEVLSKLTSKLRDSSGETATSDLTSGSLPTSGQRPNGMSMDLEAKAFKSNFQHTSSNEISQVQPIHELRGQNGMQQEMITGGRTEKVIANFLQSPLFQNDTKTDIRDAAVNLHGTDNVLQLVLKHQRVIEELRDENEKLRQVLIEELKISPAKLQPDRTSGVKAYYPCSECFDCRRRSRKSNR; encoded by the exons ATGGCGAGTCGGCGGGAACGGAGGCTTCCGCCCGCACCCGCTTTCCAGATGGAGAACCCCTTCAGCGTGAAGGTTCTTCAGGTCTTCACCGGCGCCGGCGTCGGCTGCGGCGTCGGAATCGGCGTCGGCCGCCCAATCTACCTAG GTATGATACCGGGCCTTCAGCAAGTTATGAGTGCCACAAGAGGTGCAACCGATTCTTTTTCTGGTGTCACGAGACATGTTAATTCTGCT CTAAGGAAAGCAGGGTTAAAGAACATTGAAGCGGGCATTGGATGCGGAGTTGGTATAGGACATGGTTTTGGGATAG GAATTGCCTTGAAACCACGAGCAATTCATGGAATTCAATCATCGATTGCA GAAGTTTTGTCCAAGTTAACTTCAAAGCTGAGGGATTCCAGTGGGGAGACAGCTACATCAGATCTTACCTCTGGTTCGTTGCCTACCAGTGGACAAAGACCCAATGGTATGTCCATGGATCTAGAGGCTAAGGCATTCAAAAGCAATTTCCAGCATACTTCAAGCAATGAAATATCACAAGTACAGCCGATTCATGAATTGCGTGGCCAGAATGGGATGCAGCAAGAGATGATAACAGGAGGTCGAACTGAAAAGGTCATTGCCAACTTTCTGCAGAGTCCCCTGTTCCAGAATGATACAAAAACGGACATCAGGGATGCA GCTGTAAATTTGCATGGGACGGATAATGTACTTCAGTTG GTGCTGAAGCACCAAAGAGTTATCGAAGAATTACGAGACGAGAATGAAAAGCTGCGTCAGGTGCTCATAGAGGAACTTAAGATTTCACCAGCTAAATTACAACCGGATCGGACAAGTGGAGTGAAGGCCTACTATCCATGCTCGGAGTGCTTTGACTGCCGCCGTCGAAGTCGGAAATCAAACAGATAG